GAATCATTTCATTTAATTTCCTTTTAAACTATAGTTCAAAAGGTTTTAACTCACTTCTTGGACTACGAATTTAATGAAAATTTTGTTTGTAAGTTTTGAAGATAGCTTTGAAAGAAATATTATTTCTTACCTTTCAAAATTTTCTGAAGTACAGGTTTCCCACTTCAAAGACGTTATGCAATTTGTGGGGATACCTTTTAATGCCGTCGTGTTTGGGCCAGGCCCAGGTCATGTCGAAGAATATTTAGTTGCAGTAGATTTTATAGAAGTACTTTATAAAAAAAAGGTTCCACTTATTGGCATTTGCCTTGGGCATCAATTAATCTTGCATACCTTATTTAACGGTGCGGTCGTTAAATCTGATACTCCGGCACATGGAAAGAGGGTGAAGCTCATTGACCAGTACGGTTCATTGGTTCAGCGTTATAACTCTTGGACCGTGAAGCTTAATGAGTCAGACGATTCTTCTCTGGTATATGATGAGAACGGAGAATTGGCCATTTATGTATCCTCAAGAGTGTTGACGATGCAATTTCATCCTGAATCAGTCGGTACAAATTGCCCAAATCAATATTTTCAAAAAATTCATTCTTTTATAGTGCATAATGATAATGATGAAATTGAAAGTAAGTGGACTCTACAATCATAGAATAATAAAGCAGCTAAACGAATTAGGTATTGCTTCTTATGAGTTTGATTTTAGGCCTCGTAGTTTTAATTTTATCCAGAAATACGTTCTTGAGGAAATCATCAAGGAAATTAATCTTTCAGAAAGACTCTTTCTTCACTTTGCGAATGAGCCAGACTTTATGATTCAGGATACACTATCTGTATTCAAAGATAGTGAGCATCAGGTTTCGTTAATGTTTTCTGACGATCAAGATGTTTCTTTTTATGAGCAATTTGATACTCCATTTTTCTGGCACTATCGCCCTGAAGCCCTATCGAAGAATATTTTAAAGTCTCGGAATTTAGCTGGTGTCGTTTTTGATATTGAATTTTTGAATGACGTGTTAAATAAAGGTAATTTACTTAATTTCTACTCTAATTTTTTACAAATGACTCGTGGAAGAGATTTGAGTATTGTCATCAATATAGATTGGGATGGCGCTGTTTCTAGCGAAATTCTCGAACTCTTCTCACCTGATTTTCTTGATGTTGCAATTGGTCCTAAAGTTGAAATTTGCTACCGCAATGTCGATTCTAAGAAAATTGAGAATTCCATCAAGTTTCTAAAAAATCATACTTGCTAAAATCAGTCTTAATTTATACAAAGAATTATGAAAATTCTTATAAGTAATGATGATGGGGTTCATGCCCAAGGTATAAATATTCTCTTCAAAACTTTACGTGAGATCGCTGATGTAACAATTGTTGCTCCAAGCATGGAAAGAAGTGCAACAGGACAAACGTTGACTCTAGATCAGCCTCTTCGTATCGATAAGCTAGAAGAGGGAATTTATCAAACCTCTGGTTTTCCAGCTGACTGTACTCTTATGGGAATCAATCACATATTAAATGAGCGCCCAGATCTCGTAATTTCGGGTATCAATCACGGTGCAAATCTAGGACAAGATATTTACTATTCTGGAACAGTCGCAGCTGCGAGACAGGCCGTTTTTCAAGGAATCCCTGCCATTGCGGTAAGCACAGTTATTGATTCTCGAGCGGATCAACTTCATCTGCAGACCGCTGCAAACTTTGTAAGAAAGCTTGTTGAGCACGGCTCATACAAATGGGTTGGCAAAGATGAGATGATTAACATAAATGTTCCAAATTTATCAGAAAGCGATATCGCAGGAGTTGAACTTACGAAGCTCGGTAAGCGCATTTATAGTGAGGAAATAGAACACCGTTTAGATAGTCGTGGAAAAGAGTACTTCTGGATAGGTGGAAAACTTCTTGGCAACTCTGGTGGCCCTGGAACAGATGGCCATGCTATTGAAAACAGTAAGATTTCAATCAATATATTAAACCTTTTTGCTCAAGTATCCGATATTTCAAATAAGTGGAGTGAGATAGTCGGATAATCCAAGTTTCTCACTTCATTCATTTGAATGGGTGAGCGATGAAATATTTAAACAACTTAGTTCTTATTCCTATACTTATCTTGAGCCTTTTTGGTTGTGGCACAATGAATAGTGGAAAGTACATAACACTTAAAGAAAGTACAACTGCTGATAAGTTATCTGAACTATTTCACGTGCCTTCTTGGAAAATTAAAGAGTTTAATCAAGGTAAGAAATTTAAGGCCGGTGAATCTTTATTTATTCCAATGCGTGGTGGAATTATCACAAATAATTCTCGTTCACGTTCTATTGCTAGTGTTGATTATTCAAAAATGAGAGCGTCTTCTCGTTTTCTTTGGCCTGTTCCTTCCAGTGGAACTATCTCATCGACCTTTGGGCATCGTTGGGGAAGAAATCACGAAGGGATAGATATTGCTGCCAGAAAGGGAGCTTATATTCTAGCTGCAGATAGCGGGGTAGTGGTTTATTCGGGTAAAGAACTTGGCGGTTACGGAAATATTACAGTTGTTTCACATAAAGATGGATTCTTTACCGTATATGCACATGCGTCTAAAAACTATACTTCCAAGGGTGATAAGGTTCATCGCGGGCAGGTTATCGCAGCCGTTGGAAGTACAGGAAGGTCAACTGGAAATCATCTTCATTTTGAAATTAGAAGAGATTCAAAAGCTTTTGATCCAGAAAAGTTTTTTAAACTTTAGGATTGTCCTTTCACAATTTCCATTAATTTTAAATACATCTTTGCTGTATTAACGGCGTCTTC
The nucleotide sequence above comes from Bacteriovorax sp. Seq25_V. Encoded proteins:
- a CDS encoding aminodeoxychorismate/anthranilate synthase component II, whose amino-acid sequence is MKILFVSFEDSFERNIISYLSKFSEVQVSHFKDVMQFVGIPFNAVVFGPGPGHVEEYLVAVDFIEVLYKKKVPLIGICLGHQLILHTLFNGAVVKSDTPAHGKRVKLIDQYGSLVQRYNSWTVKLNESDDSSLVYDENGELAIYVSSRVLTMQFHPESVGTNCPNQYFQKIHSFIVHNDNDEIESKWTLQS
- the surE gene encoding 5'/3'-nucleotidase SurE, which gives rise to MKILISNDDGVHAQGINILFKTLREIADVTIVAPSMERSATGQTLTLDQPLRIDKLEEGIYQTSGFPADCTLMGINHILNERPDLVISGINHGANLGQDIYYSGTVAAARQAVFQGIPAIAVSTVIDSRADQLHLQTAANFVRKLVEHGSYKWVGKDEMININVPNLSESDIAGVELTKLGKRIYSEEIEHRLDSRGKEYFWIGGKLLGNSGGPGTDGHAIENSKISINILNLFAQVSDISNKWSEIVG
- a CDS encoding M23 family metallopeptidase, whose product is MKYLNNLVLIPILILSLFGCGTMNSGKYITLKESTTADKLSELFHVPSWKIKEFNQGKKFKAGESLFIPMRGGIITNNSRSRSIASVDYSKMRASSRFLWPVPSSGTISSTFGHRWGRNHEGIDIAARKGAYILAADSGVVVYSGKELGGYGNITVVSHKDGFFTVYAHASKNYTSKGDKVHRGQVIAAVGSTGRSTGNHLHFEIRRDSKAFDPEKFFKL